One stretch of Saccharopolyspora erythraea DNA includes these proteins:
- a CDS encoding nucleoside/nucleotide kinase family protein translates to MIRLDDLVKRARALAETGQRRVLGITGPPGSGKGTVAEAVLRELGPAAVLVPMDGFHLAEAELRRLGRRDRKGAPDTFDAAGYVALLRRLREPGGDAVYAPEFHREVEESYAGAIAIGPEVPLVITEGNYLLLDRGPWAAVRDLLDEAWFLAPDDQVRVDRLVARHVRYGKSPAQAREWVHRSDEHNAELVSPTRVRADLVVDGDPE, encoded by the coding sequence ATGATCCGGCTCGACGATCTGGTGAAGCGGGCGCGAGCCCTGGCCGAAACCGGACAGCGGCGCGTGCTCGGCATCACCGGACCGCCGGGCTCGGGCAAGGGGACGGTCGCCGAGGCGGTGCTGCGCGAGCTCGGCCCGGCGGCCGTGCTGGTGCCCATGGACGGCTTCCACCTCGCGGAGGCCGAACTGCGGCGCCTCGGTCGCCGCGACCGCAAGGGTGCGCCCGACACCTTCGACGCGGCGGGCTACGTCGCGCTGCTGCGACGGCTGCGCGAACCCGGCGGCGACGCCGTCTACGCGCCGGAGTTCCACCGCGAGGTGGAGGAGTCCTATGCCGGGGCGATCGCCATCGGGCCGGAGGTTCCGCTGGTGATCACCGAGGGCAACTACCTGCTGCTGGACCGCGGGCCGTGGGCGGCGGTGCGGGACCTGCTCGACGAGGCGTGGTTCCTCGCCCCCGACGACCAGGTCCGCGTCGACCGGCTGGTCGCCCGCCACGTCCGCTACGGCAAGTCGCCCGCGCAGGCGCGGGAATGGGTGCACCGCAGCGACGAGCACAACGCCGAGCTGGTCTCGCCGACCCGCGTCCGCGCCGACCTGGTCGTCGACGGGGACCCGGAGTAG
- a CDS encoding LacI family DNA-binding transcriptional regulator has protein sequence MATMADVARMAGVSTATVSHVINGTRTVREETRRVVQDAIESTGYSPNTLARSLATASSRSIAVVMSAITNPYFGQVLQGIEAEAVRRGYTLLLAESRDDPDHELHVVRGMHERRVDGVILAPSALPRQTLDYVAAQRLPVVLADRVIDDRYDQVGPENTAPMAELVDHLAAAGHRRIGFVAGRRGLSTTEERVRGYREGLRRNGIEPEPELLVEGRSVTDTAVAATRRLLAHRPTALITANNGMTIGAMQALGEAGLSVPRDIALVGFDDFPWAEWFSPRLTVIAQPCNDIGTEATRLLLRRIADPDAAPETHRLRSRLVHRDSCGCNG, from the coding sequence ATGGCGACGATGGCCGATGTCGCCCGCATGGCGGGCGTGTCCACCGCGACGGTTTCGCACGTCATCAACGGCACCCGGACCGTGCGCGAGGAGACCCGCAGGGTCGTGCAGGACGCGATCGAGAGCACCGGCTACAGCCCCAACACCCTGGCCCGGTCGCTGGCCACGGCCAGCAGCCGCTCGATCGCGGTGGTCATGTCGGCGATCACCAACCCCTACTTCGGCCAGGTGCTGCAGGGCATCGAGGCCGAGGCGGTCCGCCGCGGGTACACGCTGCTGCTCGCCGAGTCGCGCGACGACCCCGACCACGAGCTGCACGTGGTGCGGGGGATGCACGAGCGCCGCGTCGACGGCGTGATCCTGGCTCCGTCGGCGCTGCCCCGCCAGACCCTGGACTACGTCGCCGCGCAACGGCTTCCCGTCGTGCTGGCCGACCGGGTCATCGACGACCGCTACGACCAGGTCGGCCCGGAGAACACCGCGCCGATGGCCGAACTCGTCGACCACCTCGCCGCGGCGGGCCACCGCCGCATCGGCTTCGTCGCCGGGCGGCGCGGACTGTCCACCACGGAGGAGCGCGTCCGCGGCTACCGCGAGGGCCTGCGCCGCAACGGCATCGAGCCCGAACCGGAGCTGCTGGTGGAAGGCCGCTCGGTCACCGACACCGCCGTGGCGGCGACCCGGCGGCTGCTCGCGCACCGGCCGACGGCGCTGATCACCGCGAACAACGGCATGACCATCGGCGCGATGCAGGCGCTCGGCGAGGCGGGACTCTCGGTGCCCCGCGACATCGCGCTGGTCGGCTTCGACGACTTCCCGTGGGCGGAGTGGTTCTCGCCGCGGCTGACCGTCATAGCGCAGCCCTGCAACGACATCGGCACCGAGGCGACGCGCCTGCTGCTGCGCCGCATCGCCGACCCCGACGCCGCACCCGAGACGCACCGCCTGCGGTCCCGGCTCGTGCACCGCGATTCCTGCGGCTGCAACGGCTGA
- a CDS encoding ESX secretion-associated protein EspG, with protein MRPGAEADPIVLSALEFDVVCEAEKLTEHRHIALNVPSPGATYTERAELVAGTWAGLRQRGLAEDHRDRVDVDLGDLLVLLDRPQRSIDVRIWADRPVRALASANGPNGLLTIVDGDVVELTPVRAGSLAEAAVSVAGDAEPGAGRPVSLPNDVLREASDYAGADNPQVFVDELRSLGVGADDAAEVARMADGMGMRGQFGAESSPQRGAKPERANRVVAFHDTSQGRYLHVVRASGDGRRWSTIAPANNHRIAEYVRELLSEVFED; from the coding sequence GTGCGCCCTGGAGCCGAAGCCGACCCCATCGTGCTGTCCGCGCTCGAGTTCGACGTGGTGTGCGAGGCCGAGAAGCTGACCGAGCACCGCCACATCGCGCTCAACGTGCCCAGCCCGGGCGCGACCTACACCGAGCGCGCCGAGCTCGTCGCGGGCACCTGGGCCGGGCTGCGGCAGCGCGGGCTCGCCGAGGACCACCGCGACCGGGTCGACGTCGACCTCGGCGACCTGCTGGTGCTGCTCGACCGTCCGCAGCGCAGCATCGACGTGCGGATCTGGGCCGACCGCCCGGTCCGGGCGCTGGCCTCGGCCAACGGGCCCAACGGCCTGCTGACGATCGTGGACGGCGATGTCGTCGAGCTGACGCCGGTGCGGGCCGGTTCGCTGGCCGAGGCCGCGGTGTCAGTCGCGGGGGACGCCGAGCCGGGTGCCGGGCGCCCGGTGAGCCTGCCCAACGACGTGCTGCGCGAGGCCAGCGACTACGCGGGCGCGGACAACCCGCAGGTGTTCGTCGACGAGCTGCGTTCGCTGGGCGTCGGCGCCGACGACGCCGCCGAGGTGGCGCGGATGGCCGACGGCATGGGCATGCGCGGCCAGTTCGGCGCCGAGAGCTCCCCGCAGCGCGGTGCGAAACCCGAACGCGCGAACCGCGTCGTGGCCTTCCACGACACGTCGCAGGGCCGGTACCTGCACGTCGTGCGCGCCAGCGGGGACGGCCGCAGGTGGAGCACCATCGCACCGGCCAACAACCACCGCATCGCCGAGTACGTCCGCGAACTGCTCAGCGAGGTTTTCGAGGACTGA
- a CDS encoding DUF3558 family protein produces the protein MAARIRNGLVGMAAIGLVAGGCTVNGPESPTPATSTSAESSRSKDLAVVGKPDADLCDLLTPEQQTALGVGGARPNAETDELTETDYPGCAWRRPLGEEPAYGIRVYAVPEGIKDFMGKISPAFPETEASYTVGNGFPAMQAQRGESLEQLGCMVGVDVADGQTLGVFASPGVSQVMSNQDICAKAKAAAEAAVTTLQSQG, from the coding sequence GTGGCGGCACGCATTCGCAACGGCTTGGTCGGCATGGCCGCGATCGGACTCGTGGCCGGTGGCTGCACGGTCAACGGCCCAGAGTCGCCGACTCCGGCGACAAGCACGTCTGCGGAGTCCTCCCGGTCGAAGGATCTCGCGGTCGTGGGCAAGCCCGATGCTGATCTGTGCGACTTGCTCACCCCTGAACAGCAGACGGCGCTCGGCGTCGGTGGCGCGAGGCCGAACGCCGAGACGGACGAGCTGACCGAGACCGACTATCCCGGGTGCGCTTGGCGCAGGCCTCTCGGTGAGGAACCCGCGTACGGGATCAGGGTCTACGCGGTTCCCGAGGGCATCAAGGACTTCATGGGCAAGATCAGCCCGGCCTTCCCCGAGACGGAGGCGTCCTACACCGTCGGCAACGGATTCCCCGCGATGCAGGCCCAGCGTGGGGAGAGCCTGGAGCAACTCGGCTGCATGGTGGGCGTCGACGTCGCTGACGGGCAAACCCTCGGCGTCTTCGCCTCGCCCGGTGTATCGCAGGTGATGAGCAACCAGGACATCTGCGCCAAGGCCAAGGCGGCTGCGGAGGCGGCCGTGACGACGTTGCAGAGCCAGGGGTAG
- a CDS encoding sugar porter family MFS transporter: MSTAQLSPSRPEQRGRATVVGASAIAALGGLLFGYDTGVISAALLYIAPAFQLSEGMQQIVVASLLLGAIAGSVGGGPVVDRAGRKRTLLMVSAVFTVGALLSALATGTAVLIVARVLLGLAIGTSSLVVPTYIAEIAPPATRGRLVSLNQLMITIGIFVSYLVGYAFAESGGWRWMLGLAVVPSVAMLVGLSMLSESPRWLLAKGRTEEAKQVLLRTRGPEEAEAELAEMSATMREESRFSYRDLFRPRLRPAVLLGVAVAATNQLVGVNAVIYYAPTILKQAGLGDSAAILSSVGIGATNMVFTAIALLLIDKVGRRPLLIGGTGVVIAVLFGLGALYLLPSVQGLGTLLTIGLMVYEAAFAASLGLAIWLINSEVFPTAVRGKAAGVGTVTHWGLDFLISISVLTLIQAFTATGLFWLYGVLGLAGMIYLYRKLPETKGRSLEDIEMSLRGGRKGE, encoded by the coding sequence ATGAGCACCGCACAGCTCAGCCCCTCCAGACCTGAACAGCGCGGTCGCGCCACGGTCGTCGGCGCCTCCGCCATCGCCGCCCTCGGCGGCCTGCTCTTCGGCTACGACACCGGCGTCATCTCCGCCGCGCTGCTCTACATCGCTCCTGCCTTCCAGCTCAGCGAGGGCATGCAGCAGATCGTGGTCGCGTCCCTGCTGCTCGGCGCCATCGCCGGCTCCGTCGGCGGCGGCCCCGTGGTCGACCGCGCCGGCCGCAAGCGCACCCTGCTGATGGTGTCGGCGGTGTTCACCGTCGGCGCGCTGCTCTCCGCGCTGGCCACCGGCACCGCGGTCCTGATCGTGGCCCGGGTGCTGCTCGGTCTGGCCATCGGCACCAGCTCGCTGGTGGTGCCGACCTACATCGCCGAGATCGCGCCGCCCGCGACCCGCGGCAGGCTGGTGTCGCTGAACCAGCTCATGATCACCATCGGCATCTTCGTGTCGTACCTGGTCGGCTACGCCTTCGCCGAGAGCGGCGGCTGGCGCTGGATGCTGGGGCTGGCCGTGGTGCCGTCGGTGGCGATGCTGGTCGGGCTGTCGATGCTCAGCGAGAGCCCACGCTGGCTGCTCGCCAAGGGCCGCACCGAGGAGGCGAAGCAGGTGCTGCTGCGCACCCGCGGCCCCGAGGAGGCCGAAGCCGAGCTGGCCGAGATGTCGGCGACGATGCGCGAGGAGAGCCGCTTCTCCTACCGCGACCTGTTCCGGCCCCGGCTGCGCCCGGCCGTGCTGCTCGGCGTCGCCGTCGCGGCCACCAACCAACTCGTCGGCGTCAACGCCGTCATCTACTACGCGCCGACCATCCTCAAGCAGGCCGGGCTCGGCGACTCGGCGGCGATCCTGTCCTCGGTCGGCATCGGCGCGACCAACATGGTCTTCACCGCGATCGCGCTGCTGCTCATCGACAAGGTCGGCCGCCGCCCGCTGCTCATCGGCGGTACCGGCGTGGTCATCGCGGTGCTGTTCGGCCTCGGCGCGCTCTACCTGCTGCCCAGCGTCCAGGGGCTCGGCACGCTGCTGACGATCGGCCTGATGGTCTACGAGGCGGCCTTCGCCGCCAGCCTCGGCCTGGCGATCTGGCTGATCAACAGCGAGGTCTTCCCGACCGCGGTCCGCGGCAAGGCCGCGGGCGTGGGCACCGTGACCCACTGGGGCCTGGACTTCCTCATCTCGATCTCGGTGCTCACCCTCATCCAGGCGTTCACCGCCACCGGCCTGTTCTGGCTCTACGGCGTGCTCGGCCTGGCGGGCATGATCTACCTCTACCGCAAGCTGCCCGAGACCAAGGGCCGTAGCCTGGAGGACATCGAGATGTCGCTTCGCGGCGGGCGGAAGGGCGAGTAG
- a CDS encoding MFS transporter: protein MTTRCPDAEEQNPAIAPIESPTLPGSEPPVPPGPAVPSVRPRTARRWLVLAVLCTSLLLTGLDLTVLHVAAPSLARDLSPSAPALLWIVDVYSLAVAALLVTCGTLADRVGRRRVVIAGFAVFGLASLAAAFADSTPQLIAARAVLGAGTALIMAATVAIIRNVFDDPRERTIAIGLWTAAHSVGTTLGPLVGGVLVENFHWGSVFLVNVPIVAVVLVVGVRVIPESRDPVPRRWDLPSALLSMSGLGGLVYGLKQIADPSGLTPASAGIGLAGLALLVWFGVRQRRLRHPLLDLGLFRERRFSAGALAIFGCFGTYVATLFLLTQWLQQAGGHSPLQAGAAVVPLAAANALGAALAPWGSNRLGYRRAMAAALVAFASALVVFAVAGQAAGYPLIAAMLVVAGFGAGVVMTAGSDLTTGTVSPHRAGEAAAVQETSFELSAGVTVAVLGSVLAISYRFAVPPLPYLGSADAASVGESIGAVPDVRRHLRPEDAVDLQALTAEAFDHAVRVACAAGAVVLLVTAIATAVLLRNSRTSG, encoded by the coding sequence GTGACGACGAGATGCCCGGACGCCGAAGAGCAGAACCCAGCCATCGCGCCGATCGAATCGCCGACGCTGCCCGGAAGCGAACCGCCGGTGCCGCCCGGACCGGCCGTGCCGAGTGTGCGGCCCAGGACCGCACGGCGGTGGCTCGTGCTCGCGGTGCTCTGCACCAGCCTGCTGCTGACCGGCCTCGACCTCACGGTCCTGCACGTGGCCGCGCCGAGCCTCGCGCGCGACCTGAGCCCGAGCGCCCCGGCGCTGCTCTGGATCGTCGACGTGTATTCGCTGGCGGTCGCCGCGCTGCTGGTGACGTGCGGGACGCTGGCCGACCGCGTCGGGCGCAGGCGGGTCGTGATCGCCGGGTTCGCGGTGTTCGGACTCGCGTCCCTCGCGGCGGCCTTCGCCGACAGCACACCGCAGCTGATCGCCGCGCGGGCAGTCCTCGGCGCCGGGACCGCGCTCATCATGGCGGCGACCGTGGCCATCATCCGCAACGTGTTCGACGACCCCCGGGAACGGACGATCGCGATCGGGCTCTGGACCGCCGCGCACAGCGTCGGGACCACGCTCGGCCCGCTCGTCGGCGGGGTTCTCGTCGAGAACTTCCACTGGGGCTCGGTGTTCCTGGTCAACGTGCCGATCGTGGCCGTGGTGCTGGTCGTCGGCGTCCGCGTCATCCCGGAGTCCCGCGATCCCGTTCCGCGCCGATGGGACCTGCCGAGCGCCCTGCTGTCGATGTCCGGCCTGGGCGGGCTCGTCTACGGGCTGAAGCAGATCGCCGACCCGTCCGGACTCACGCCCGCGTCGGCCGGCATCGGGCTCGCCGGACTGGCTCTCCTGGTCTGGTTCGGGGTGCGGCAGCGGCGGCTCCGGCATCCGTTGCTCGATCTCGGTCTGTTCCGGGAACGCCGGTTCAGCGCGGGAGCGCTGGCGATCTTCGGCTGCTTCGGCACCTACGTCGCGACGTTGTTCCTGCTGACGCAGTGGCTCCAGCAGGCGGGAGGGCACAGCCCGTTGCAGGCCGGTGCGGCCGTGGTGCCGCTGGCCGCCGCGAACGCGCTCGGCGCCGCACTGGCGCCGTGGGGCTCCAACCGCTTGGGGTACCGGCGGGCCATGGCCGCCGCGCTGGTCGCCTTCGCCTCGGCCCTGGTCGTGTTCGCCGTCGCCGGGCAGGCCGCCGGATACCCGTTGATCGCGGCGATGCTGGTCGTCGCGGGCTTCGGCGCGGGAGTCGTCATGACCGCCGGATCGGACCTGACCACCGGGACGGTGAGCCCCCACCGGGCGGGAGAGGCCGCCGCCGTCCAGGAGACGTCGTTCGAGCTCTCGGCGGGCGTCACCGTGGCGGTTCTGGGCTCCGTGCTGGCGATCTCGTACCGCTTCGCCGTGCCGCCGCTGCCCTACCTCGGGTCCGCGGACGCGGCGTCGGTCGGTGAGTCCATCGGTGCCGTCCCGGACGTGCGACGGCACCTGCGCCCGGAGGACGCAGTCGATCTCCAGGCGCTCACCGCGGAGGCTTTCGACCACGCCGTCCGCGTGGCTTGCGCCGCAGGTGCCGTGGTCCTGCTGGTGACGGCGATCGCGACCGCGGTGCTGCTCAGGAACTCCCGGACGAGCGGGTGA
- a CDS encoding winged helix-turn-helix transcriptional regulator: protein MKKVRIRERIEEMSDYCDVEVALVVVGGKWKLLILKYLVDGPQRFGELRRALPGITQRMLTRQLRELENDGIVSRTVHAEVPPRTEYRLTEIGDSLRALISDLDEWGKWYRGHLLNRLDAPDS from the coding sequence GTGAAAAAGGTGCGGATCCGCGAACGCATCGAGGAGATGTCCGACTACTGCGACGTCGAGGTCGCGCTGGTCGTCGTCGGCGGCAAGTGGAAGCTGCTCATCCTGAAGTACCTGGTCGACGGCCCGCAGCGGTTCGGCGAACTACGCCGCGCGCTTCCCGGGATCACCCAGCGGATGCTCACCCGGCAACTGCGGGAACTGGAGAACGACGGAATCGTCTCGCGCACCGTCCACGCCGAAGTGCCGCCGCGCACCGAATACCGGCTCACCGAGATCGGTGACAGCCTCCGCGCATTGATCAGCGACCTCGACGAATGGGGCAAGTGGTATCGCGGACACCTGCTGAACCGCCTGGACGCACCCGACTCCTGA
- a CDS encoding acylphosphatase codes for MTDAQQARLTAWVHGRVQGVGFRWWTRARALELGLAGSATNLPGNRVEVVAEGPRESCERLLEALRSPDTPGDVDHVAEQWSEPKGGLTGFVER; via the coding sequence GTGACGGACGCACAGCAGGCACGGCTGACGGCATGGGTGCACGGCAGGGTGCAGGGCGTCGGGTTCCGCTGGTGGACCCGGGCCAGGGCGCTGGAGCTGGGACTCGCCGGCAGCGCGACCAACCTGCCGGGCAACCGGGTGGAAGTGGTCGCCGAAGGACCGCGCGAGTCGTGCGAACGGCTGCTGGAGGCTCTGCGCTCGCCGGACACCCCCGGCGACGTCGACCACGTCGCGGAGCAGTGGTCGGAGCCGAAAGGCGGCTTGACCGGATTCGTGGAGCGCTGA
- the smc gene encoding chromosome segregation protein SMC has product MHLKSLTLKGFKSFASATTLRFEPGITCVVGPNGSGKSNVLDALRWVMGEQGAKDLRGGKMEDVIFAGTAGRAPLGRAEVTLTIDNSDGALPIEYTEVSITRRMFRDGASEYEINGNSCRLMDVQELLSDSGIGREMHVIVGQGQLANILQAKPDEHRRLIEEAAGVLKHRKRKEKALRKLDAMQANLTRLTDLTSELRRQLKPLGKQAEIARKAQTVQADLRDARLRLIADDLVNARAELARDEADQETAKAKRAEVERALQFAQSEEKTLEENLAADAPRLTRAQETWYRLSALEERLHGTLRLAAERHRHLTAQTAEQRTGRDPEQLEAEAEEAAEQEIELREEMERAREVLSEVVRRRSELESSLKAAEQAHMAAVRAIADRREGAARLAGQVESMRSKAGATADEIERLSTSLAEAEERAEVAERAVADAEEESDGYDSDDAGLEDRRATAAEARDAARARVEELVRAERATEREIASWKARVEALSMGLRRKDGAGALLAAGDRVPGLLGSVAALLTVEPGAEAALAAALGAVADAVAVSGVGDAVAALELLRSDDAGQAGVLVGGSTVEGDRSAWPALDGSARWAVDLVRAPDGLQPAVTAVLDRMAVVDDLATARELVGRHPEVRAVTSTGDVLGGHWATGGSADGQSVIEVQAAVDEAESELAAAERRLEQHAAALEGARAEEEARRDEVRAIKDQINEAKVRRARSTERLSSLQKAARSATGEVERVRVQRTNVERSREDALVKLADLEERLAAVKSEQEEQAEPDTGERDRLNAELTAVRQEEMDARLGQRTAEERARAVQGRADQLRRAARHEREARARAEAARRARERGARVAKAVVEGSETALERIAASLRSATQERDTAQAQQSEHEQALGAVRARVRELSGELEKLVDAVHRDEVVRAEQRLRIEQLEVKIIEDFGIGLDDLVDEYGPTVPVPPSPAEIAEYEAAKERGEQVSEPPPVPFDRSTQERRAKRAEKDLSLLGKVNPLALEEFAALEERYKFLSTQLEDLKATRRDLLDVVKEVDEKILEVFSSAFHDVAAEFEKVFTVLFPGGAGKLVLTEPDDLLTTGVEVEARPPGKKVKRLSLLSGGEKSLTAVAMLVSIFRARPSPFYVLDEVEAALDDTNLRRLITLLDLLRETSQLIIITHQKPTMEIADALYGVTMRGDGITTVISQRLRAGKAGKSSAPAGGESDDAAEAAPATAVESPSADAEESDSAAEESDVTAAESDGTADVAAAESDGPADVAAVESDGTAAESDAGPAESSEPGELGAAPADPLR; this is encoded by the coding sequence GTGCACCTGAAGAGCCTGACCCTCAAGGGTTTCAAGTCCTTCGCATCGGCCACCACGCTGCGCTTCGAACCCGGCATCACCTGCGTCGTCGGCCCGAACGGCTCCGGCAAGTCCAACGTGCTCGACGCGCTGCGCTGGGTGATGGGAGAGCAGGGGGCCAAGGACCTGCGCGGCGGCAAGATGGAGGACGTCATCTTCGCCGGTACCGCGGGCCGCGCCCCGCTGGGCCGCGCCGAGGTCACGCTGACCATCGACAACTCCGACGGCGCGCTGCCGATCGAGTACACCGAGGTCTCCATCACCCGCCGGATGTTCCGCGACGGCGCCAGCGAGTACGAGATCAACGGCAACTCGTGCCGGCTGATGGACGTGCAGGAACTGCTGTCGGACTCCGGTATCGGCCGCGAGATGCACGTCATCGTCGGTCAGGGCCAGCTCGCGAACATCCTGCAGGCAAAGCCCGACGAGCACCGCAGGCTGATCGAGGAGGCCGCGGGCGTCCTGAAGCACCGCAAGCGCAAGGAAAAGGCGCTGCGCAAGCTCGACGCGATGCAGGCCAACCTCACCCGCCTGACCGACCTGACCAGCGAGCTGCGCAGGCAGCTCAAACCGCTGGGCAAGCAGGCCGAGATCGCCCGAAAGGCGCAGACGGTGCAGGCCGACCTGCGCGACGCGCGGCTGCGTCTCATCGCCGACGACCTGGTCAACGCGCGCGCCGAACTGGCGCGCGACGAGGCCGACCAGGAGACCGCGAAGGCCAAGCGCGCCGAGGTCGAGCGCGCTCTGCAGTTCGCGCAGTCGGAGGAGAAGACGCTGGAGGAGAACCTCGCCGCGGACGCGCCGAGGCTCACCCGCGCCCAGGAGACCTGGTACCGGCTGTCGGCGCTGGAGGAGCGGCTGCACGGCACGCTGCGGCTGGCCGCCGAACGCCACCGCCACCTGACCGCGCAGACCGCCGAGCAGCGCACCGGCCGCGACCCGGAGCAGCTGGAGGCCGAGGCGGAGGAGGCCGCCGAGCAGGAGATCGAGCTGCGCGAGGAGATGGAGCGGGCCCGCGAGGTGCTGTCGGAGGTCGTGCGGCGCCGCTCGGAGCTGGAGTCCTCGCTCAAGGCCGCCGAGCAGGCGCACATGGCGGCGGTCCGGGCCATCGCCGACCGCAGGGAGGGCGCGGCGCGGCTGGCCGGTCAGGTCGAGTCGATGCGCAGCAAGGCCGGCGCCACCGCCGACGAGATAGAGCGGCTGTCCACCTCGCTGGCCGAGGCGGAGGAGCGCGCCGAGGTCGCCGAGCGCGCCGTTGCCGACGCGGAGGAGGAGAGCGACGGCTACGACTCCGACGACGCGGGTCTGGAGGACCGGCGCGCGACCGCCGCGGAGGCGCGCGACGCGGCGCGGGCGCGCGTCGAGGAGCTGGTGCGCGCCGAGCGCGCCACCGAGCGCGAGATCGCGTCGTGGAAGGCGCGCGTGGAGGCGCTGTCGATGGGGCTGCGCCGCAAGGACGGCGCGGGCGCGCTGCTTGCCGCGGGGGACCGGGTGCCGGGCCTGCTCGGCTCCGTCGCTGCGCTGCTGACCGTGGAGCCAGGTGCGGAGGCCGCGCTGGCGGCGGCGCTCGGCGCGGTGGCCGACGCGGTCGCGGTGAGCGGCGTCGGCGACGCGGTGGCCGCCCTGGAGCTGCTGCGCTCCGACGACGCGGGCCAGGCGGGCGTCCTGGTCGGAGGCTCCACTGTGGAGGGTGACCGGTCGGCGTGGCCTGCGCTGGACGGCTCCGCGCGCTGGGCGGTCGACCTGGTGCGGGCCCCTGACGGCCTGCAACCCGCGGTCACCGCTGTGCTCGACCGGATGGCCGTGGTCGACGACCTGGCCACCGCGCGCGAGCTGGTCGGCAGGCATCCCGAGGTCCGCGCGGTCACCAGCACCGGCGACGTGCTCGGCGGGCACTGGGCGACCGGCGGATCCGCCGACGGCCAGAGCGTCATCGAGGTGCAGGCCGCGGTCGACGAGGCGGAGAGCGAGCTGGCCGCCGCCGAGCGCAGGCTCGAACAGCACGCCGCCGCGCTGGAAGGCGCGCGAGCCGAGGAGGAGGCCCGGCGCGACGAGGTCCGGGCCATCAAGGACCAGATAAACGAGGCCAAGGTCCGCCGCGCGCGCAGCACCGAACGCCTCTCCAGCCTGCAGAAGGCCGCTCGCTCCGCCACCGGCGAGGTCGAGCGCGTGCGCGTCCAGCGCACCAACGTCGAGCGCTCCCGCGAGGACGCCCTGGTCAAGCTCGCCGACCTGGAGGAGCGGCTGGCCGCGGTCAAGTCCGAGCAGGAGGAGCAGGCCGAGCCCGACACCGGCGAGCGCGACCGGCTCAACGCCGAGCTGACCGCCGTCCGCCAGGAGGAGATGGACGCCCGGCTCGGGCAGCGCACCGCCGAGGAGCGGGCCCGCGCCGTGCAGGGCCGCGCCGACCAGCTCCGCCGCGCGGCGCGGCACGAGCGCGAGGCGCGGGCGCGCGCCGAAGCCGCGCGCCGGGCGCGGGAGCGCGGCGCGCGGGTGGCCAAGGCTGTCGTCGAGGGCAGCGAGACGGCGCTCGAGCGCATCGCCGCGTCGCTGCGGAGCGCGACGCAGGAGCGCGACACCGCGCAGGCGCAGCAGAGCGAGCACGAGCAGGCGCTCGGTGCGGTGCGGGCGCGGGTGCGGGAGCTCTCCGGAGAGCTGGAGAAACTCGTCGACGCGGTGCACCGCGACGAGGTGGTGCGGGCCGAGCAGCGGCTGCGCATCGAGCAGCTCGAGGTCAAGATCATCGAGGACTTCGGCATCGGTCTCGACGACTTGGTGGACGAGTACGGGCCGACCGTTCCGGTCCCGCCGAGCCCGGCCGAGATCGCCGAGTACGAGGCGGCCAAGGAGCGCGGCGAGCAGGTCAGTGAGCCGCCACCGGTGCCCTTCGACCGGTCCACCCAGGAGCGGCGGGCCAAGCGCGCCGAGAAGGACCTCTCGCTGCTGGGCAAGGTGAACCCGCTGGCGCTCGAGGAGTTCGCGGCGCTGGAGGAGCGCTACAAGTTCCTGTCCACCCAGCTGGAGGACCTCAAGGCGACCCGGCGCGACCTGCTCGACGTGGTCAAGGAGGTCGACGAGAAGATCCTGGAGGTCTTCAGCTCGGCGTTCCACGACGTGGCCGCGGAGTTCGAGAAGGTCTTCACCGTGCTGTTCCCCGGCGGTGCCGGGAAGCTGGTGCTCACCGAGCCCGACGACCTGCTCACCACCGGCGTCGAGGTCGAGGCCCGCCCGCCGGGCAAGAAGGTCAAGCGGCTGTCGCTGCTCTCCGGTGGCGAGAAGTCGCTGACGGCGGTGGCCATGCTGGTCTCGATCTTCCGCGCCCGGCCCTCGCCGTTCTACGTGCTCGACGAGGTCGAGGCGGCACTGGACGACACCAACCTGCGCAGGCTGATCACGCTGCTGGACCTGCTGCGCGAGACCTCGCAGCTGATCATCATCACCCACCAGAAGCCGACGATGGAGATCGCCGACGCCCTCTACGGCGTCACCATGCGCGGCGACGGCATCACCACCGTGATCTCGCAGCGGCTGCGGGCTGGCAAGGCGGGCAAGTCGTCGGCGCCTGCGGGCGGGGAGAGCGATGATGCCGCCGAAGCGGCTCCCGCGACGGCGGTGGAGTCGCCGTCGGCCGACGCCGAGGAATCCGACAGCGCTGCGGAGGAATCCGACGTCACCGCCGCGGAGTCCGATGGGACGGCCGACGTGGCTGCGGCGGAGTCCGACGGGCCTGCGGATGTCGCTGCGGTGGAATCCGATGGGACGGCCGCCGAATCCGACGCTGGTCCCGCGGAATCATCCGAGCCGGGCGAACTCGGCGCCGCTCCGGCCGATCCCCTGCGATGA